A window of Streptomyces sp. SAI-127 contains these coding sequences:
- a CDS encoding rhomboid family intramembrane serine protease, which yields MEPESAVTTCYRHPAVESHVRCIRCERYICPDCMREAAVGHQCPECVREGARSVRQARTAFGGRITAVPLVTYILIGLNVLAYVGELVRPAIVDRFEMLGAGLVGPDGGHYVWQDTYPADFHAEGVVDGEWYRLLTGAFLHLPPTEGTFGILHIVMNMVSLWNIGRVVEVQLGRLRYVVLYLLSALGGSVLVLLIAPGDHTLGASGAIFGLGAAYYVMARRLGADMAVVNRFMAGLLLWLVMSAWLTSWEGHLGGLLAGAVVTLAYAYAPRDGRRTLVQAGACAVLLVVLLVSAWAKVAELTGAQ from the coding sequence GTGGAACCCGAATCCGCCGTCACCACCTGCTATCGCCATCCGGCGGTGGAGTCCCATGTCCGCTGTATCCGCTGCGAGCGGTACATCTGCCCGGACTGCATGCGGGAGGCGGCCGTGGGCCACCAGTGCCCGGAGTGTGTGCGAGAGGGGGCACGGTCGGTACGGCAGGCCCGGACCGCGTTCGGCGGTCGGATCACGGCCGTCCCCCTGGTGACGTACATCCTCATCGGCCTCAACGTTCTCGCCTACGTCGGCGAGCTCGTGCGTCCGGCGATCGTGGACCGCTTCGAGATGCTGGGCGCCGGGCTCGTGGGCCCGGACGGCGGCCACTACGTCTGGCAGGACACCTACCCTGCCGACTTCCACGCCGAGGGTGTCGTCGACGGCGAGTGGTACCGCCTGCTGACCGGTGCGTTCCTCCATCTGCCGCCCACCGAGGGCACGTTCGGCATCCTGCACATCGTGATGAACATGGTGTCGCTGTGGAACATCGGCCGGGTGGTGGAGGTCCAGCTCGGCCGTCTCAGGTACGTCGTCCTCTATCTGCTGTCCGCGCTCGGCGGCTCGGTCCTCGTCCTGCTGATCGCACCCGGCGATCACACGCTCGGCGCCTCCGGCGCGATCTTCGGGCTCGGCGCCGCGTACTACGTGATGGCCCGCCGCCTCGGCGCCGACATGGCCGTCGTGAACCGCTTCATGGCGGGCCTGCTGCTGTGGCTGGTGATGTCGGCGTGGCTGACGTCCTGGGAGGGCCACCTCGGCGGCCTGCTCGCCGGAGCCGTCGTCACGCTCGCCTACGCCTACGCTCCCCGGGACGGCCGTCGTACTTTGGTGCAGGCTGGAGCATGTGCCGTACTGCTGGTGGTGCTCCTGGTCTCTGCCTGGGCCAAGGTCGCCGAACTGACGGGAGCGCAGTGA
- a CDS encoding cytochrome bc complex cytochrome b subunit, whose protein sequence is MDGARSVNKGTRGGEAGKGEKLADWADGRLGLYALAKANMRKVFPDHWSFMLGEICLYSFLILILTGVYLTLFFEPSGVEVVYHGSYEPLNGVVMTRAYESTLDISFDVRGGLLIRQIHHWAALVFVTGMLVHMMRVFFTGAFRKPRELNWVFGWTLLFLGIITGLTGYSLPDDLLSGTGIRFADGAILSIPIVGTYLSFFLFGGEFPGHDIIPRLFPIHVLVLPGIMLGLVVAHLILVFYHKHTQYPGPGRDNKSVVGMPFLPVYLAKAGGFFFLTFGVLALMGGLAQINPVWAFGPYSPQLVTTGAQPDWYLGFSEGLIRVMPGWEINFWGHTLEPGVFIPFSLFPLILLALGVYPFVEAWITGDKREHHILDRPRNVPVRTGLGVAWLSLYVVLLIGGGNDIVATHLHLSINAITWFVRVSVFVVPVLAFIVTKRICLGLQRRDRDKVLHGRETGTIRRLPHGEYVEVHEALGQEQLHTLTQHKQEPPYEIGPLVDANGVRRPVKRSQWVRAGLARAMFGPDTRIEKPTAEEYREITSGDHH, encoded by the coding sequence ATGGACGGCGCACGATCGGTGAACAAGGGCACCCGTGGCGGAGAGGCCGGAAAGGGCGAGAAGCTCGCCGACTGGGCCGACGGACGGCTGGGCCTGTACGCGCTGGCCAAGGCCAACATGCGCAAGGTCTTTCCGGACCACTGGTCGTTCATGCTGGGCGAGATCTGTCTCTACAGCTTCCTCATCCTGATCCTCACGGGCGTCTATCTCACCCTGTTCTTCGAGCCCAGCGGGGTCGAGGTCGTCTACCACGGCTCCTACGAGCCCCTCAACGGCGTGGTGATGACCAGGGCCTACGAGTCCACGCTCGACATCAGCTTCGACGTGCGCGGCGGACTGCTCATCCGGCAGATCCACCACTGGGCGGCGCTGGTCTTCGTCACCGGCATGCTCGTGCACATGATGCGGGTGTTCTTCACCGGCGCCTTCCGCAAGCCGCGCGAGCTCAACTGGGTGTTCGGCTGGACCCTGCTGTTCCTCGGCATCATCACCGGTCTGACCGGCTACTCCCTCCCCGACGACCTGCTCTCCGGCACCGGCATCCGGTTCGCCGACGGGGCGATCCTGTCGATCCCGATCGTCGGGACGTATCTGTCGTTCTTCCTGTTCGGCGGGGAGTTCCCGGGCCACGACATCATCCCGAGGCTGTTCCCGATCCATGTGCTCGTGCTGCCCGGGATCATGCTCGGTCTGGTGGTCGCCCACCTGATCCTGGTCTTCTACCACAAGCACACCCAGTACCCGGGGCCCGGCCGCGACAACAAGTCCGTGGTCGGGATGCCCTTCCTGCCGGTCTACTTGGCCAAGGCGGGCGGCTTCTTCTTCCTGACCTTCGGCGTGCTGGCGCTCATGGGCGGCCTCGCCCAGATCAACCCCGTGTGGGCGTTCGGACCGTACAGCCCGCAGCTGGTGACCACCGGCGCGCAGCCCGACTGGTACCTGGGCTTCTCCGAGGGGCTGATCCGGGTGATGCCGGGATGGGAGATCAACTTCTGGGGCCACACCCTGGAGCCCGGTGTCTTCATCCCCTTCTCCCTCTTCCCGCTGATCCTGCTCGCGCTCGGGGTCTACCCCTTCGTCGAGGCGTGGATCACCGGCGACAAACGCGAGCACCACATCCTGGACCGGCCGCGCAACGTGCCCGTCCGCACGGGGCTGGGAGTCGCCTGGCTGAGCCTGTACGTGGTGCTGCTGATCGGTGGCGGCAACGACATCGTGGCCACGCATCTGCATCTGTCCATCAACGCGATCACCTGGTTCGTGCGGGTGTCCGTGTTCGTGGTGCCGGTGCTCGCCTTCATCGTGACCAAGCGGATCTGTCTCGGGCTGCAGCGCCGGGACCGGGACAAGGTGCTGCACGGCCGTGAGACCGGCACCATCCGGCGGCTCCCGCACGGCGAGTACGTCGAGGTCCACGAAGCCCTCGGGCAGGAGCAGCTGCACACCCTCACGCAGCACAAGCAGGAACCGCCGTACGAGATCGGGCCGCTCGTCGACGCGAACGGGGTACGGCGGCCGGTCAAGCGTTCCCAGTGGGTGCGGGCCGGGCTCGCGCGGGCGATGTTCGGGCCCGACACGCGCATCGAGAAGCCGACGGCGGAGGAGTACCGCGAGATCACCAGCGGCGACCACCACTGA
- a CDS encoding acyl-CoA dehydrogenase family protein, which translates to MRFLLDAEQREFTTSLNTMLTAADTPSVVRDWSRGDRASGRALWRRIAEAGVFALAVPEAYEGLGPRPLELALAFVELGRHAVPGPLVETVTAATLLASLDDTGPAKRLLPALAAGGTMATVARDHGYALDGEAAGIRLSLTAEGLRLAPGHGPVRPSLDPARRLTPLDPGGELLTPHPPSAAALVTARLTTAAQALGVGLALLDRTVTHVKQRTQFGTSIGSFQAVGHQLADARIALEFARPLVLGAALTMTAEDVAAAKVTACEAAYRTARTALQLHGAIGYTAEYDLSLWLTKARALRTAWGSPDECRDTVLSGGRRW; encoded by the coding sequence ATGCGCTTCCTCCTCGACGCCGAGCAGCGGGAGTTCACCACTTCCCTGAACACGATGCTGACGGCCGCGGACACCCCGTCGGTCGTACGGGACTGGAGCCGAGGGGACCGCGCGAGCGGGCGCGCGCTGTGGCGCCGTATCGCCGAAGCGGGGGTGTTCGCCCTGGCGGTACCGGAGGCCTACGAGGGACTGGGCCCACGTCCCTTGGAACTAGCCCTGGCCTTCGTGGAGTTGGGGCGGCACGCGGTGCCGGGCCCCCTGGTGGAGACGGTGACGGCGGCGACACTGCTCGCCTCACTGGACGACACGGGCCCGGCGAAGCGGCTGCTCCCGGCGCTGGCCGCAGGCGGGACGATGGCCACGGTCGCCCGCGACCACGGGTACGCCCTGGACGGTGAGGCGGCCGGCATCCGTCTCTCCCTGACGGCCGAGGGCCTGCGGCTGGCCCCCGGCCACGGTCCCGTGCGCCCCTCGCTCGACCCCGCCCGGCGCCTCACCCCCTTGGACCCCGGCGGCGAACTGCTCACCCCGCATCCGCCGTCGGCGGCCGCCCTCGTCACCGCCCGCCTGACGACCGCCGCCCAAGCCCTCGGCGTAGGCCTCGCGCTTCTGGACAGGACCGTCACCCACGTCAAGCAGCGCACCCAGTTCGGCACCTCCATAGGGTCCTTCCAGGCCGTCGGACACCAACTCGCCGACGCCAGGATCGCGTTGGAGTTCGCCCGCCCCCTCGTCCTGGGCGCCGCCCTGACGATGACCGCGGAAGACGTCGCCGCCGCCAAGGTCACGGCGTGCGAGGCGGCGTACCGGACCGCCCGTACCGCGCTCCAGCTCCACGGCGCGATCGGGTACACGGCGGAGTACGACCTGTCCCTGTGGCTCACCAAGGCCCGCGCCCTGCGCACCGCCTGGGGCAGCCCGGACGAGTGCCGCGACACCGTCCTCAGTGGTGGTCGCCGCTGGTGA
- a CDS encoding acyl-CoA dehydrogenase family protein, giving the protein MDLAFTQEDEAFRAEARSWLHAHVPARPLPSLETEEGFASHRAWEAELAADRWSVVNWPTAYGGRDAGIVRWLVFEEEYYAAGAPGRVNQNGISLLAPTLFDHGTQEQRDRVLPSMATGGTVWAQAWSEPEAGSDLASLRAKGVRTDGGWLLSGQKTWSSRAAFADRAFGLFRTDPDTPKPHQGLTYLMFDLRAPGVTVRPIRRLDGKPAFAELFLDEVFVPDEDVIGEPGRGWRIAMSTAGNERGLMLRSPGRFLAAADRLYALWQSQGGPRATRTPVADALIGARAYQLFTYAAASRFLEGETLGPESSLNKVFWSEYDIALTETALDLLGEEGESADTDWAERYVFALAGPIYAGTNEIQRDIIAERLLGLPKGRR; this is encoded by the coding sequence ATGGATCTGGCGTTCACGCAGGAGGACGAGGCCTTCCGCGCCGAGGCCCGCTCGTGGCTGCACGCGCATGTGCCCGCCCGTCCGCTCCCCTCCCTGGAGACCGAGGAGGGCTTCGCGTCCCATCGCGCGTGGGAGGCGGAACTCGCCGCGGACCGCTGGTCGGTGGTCAACTGGCCGACGGCGTACGGCGGCCGGGACGCGGGGATCGTCCGCTGGCTGGTCTTCGAGGAGGAGTACTACGCGGCCGGGGCGCCCGGACGCGTCAACCAGAACGGCATCAGCCTCCTCGCCCCGACCCTCTTCGACCACGGCACGCAGGAGCAGCGGGACCGGGTCCTGCCGTCCATGGCCACCGGGGGGACGGTGTGGGCGCAGGCCTGGTCGGAGCCGGAGGCGGGCTCGGACCTGGCCTCCCTGCGGGCGAAGGGGGTGCGCACGGACGGTGGTTGGCTGCTCAGCGGCCAGAAGACCTGGTCCTCCCGGGCCGCCTTCGCGGACCGCGCCTTCGGGCTCTTCCGCACCGACCCCGACACCCCGAAACCCCATCAGGGCCTGACCTATCTGATGTTCGACCTGCGGGCCCCCGGTGTCACCGTCCGCCCGATCCGCCGCCTCGACGGGAAACCGGCCTTCGCCGAGCTCTTCCTGGACGAGGTGTTCGTGCCGGACGAGGACGTCATCGGCGAGCCCGGCCGGGGCTGGCGGATCGCGATGTCGACGGCGGGCAACGAACGGGGCCTGATGCTGCGCTCACCGGGCCGCTTCCTGGCCGCCGCCGACCGCCTGTACGCCCTCTGGCAGTCCCAGGGCGGCCCCCGGGCCACCCGGACCCCGGTCGCGGACGCCCTGATCGGCGCCCGCGCCTACCAGCTGTTCACCTACGCGGCTGCCTCCCGCTTCCTGGAGGGCGAGACGCTCGGCCCCGAGTCCAGCCTGAACAAGGTCTTCTGGTCCGAGTACGACATCGCCCTCACCGAGACCGCCCTCGATCTGCTCGGCGAGGAGGGCGAGTCGGCGGACACCGACTGGGCCGAACGGTACGTCTTCGCCCTGGCCGGCCCCATCTACGCCGGCACGAACGAGATCCAGCGCGACATCATCGCCGAACGCCTGCTGGGCCTGCCGAAGGGACGCCGGTGA
- a CDS encoding SDR family oxidoreductase — protein MTGVESPVYEPGHGLLKGRTAVITAAAGAGIGGATARRFLEEGARVLISDAHPRRLKEYGAELAGEFGPERVAALPCDVTDEAQVQALFEAALREHGRLDVVVNNAGLGGTSALVDMTDEQWTGVLDVTLNGTFRCTRAALRLMRDARDSGGVIVNNASVVGWRAQAGQAHYAAAKAGVMALTRCAALEAAEYGVRVNAVSPSLAMHPHLVKVTSAELLEELTAREAFGRYAEPWEVANVIVFLASGYSSYMTGEVVAVSSQHA, from the coding sequence ATGACAGGCGTCGAGAGTCCGGTGTACGAGCCGGGGCACGGGCTGCTGAAGGGGCGCACCGCCGTCATCACCGCCGCGGCCGGCGCGGGCATCGGCGGGGCGACCGCGCGCCGCTTCCTGGAGGAGGGCGCGCGCGTCCTGATCAGCGACGCGCACCCACGACGGCTCAAGGAGTACGGCGCCGAACTGGCCGGGGAGTTCGGGCCCGAGCGGGTCGCCGCACTGCCCTGTGACGTGACGGACGAGGCGCAGGTCCAGGCGCTGTTCGAAGCGGCCCTGCGGGAGCACGGCCGACTCGACGTCGTCGTCAACAACGCCGGTCTCGGCGGCACCTCAGCCCTCGTCGACATGACCGACGAGCAGTGGACCGGCGTCCTGGACGTCACCCTGAACGGCACCTTCCGGTGCACCCGGGCGGCCCTGCGGCTGATGCGCGACGCGAGGGACTCCGGCGGCGTGATCGTCAACAACGCCTCGGTCGTCGGCTGGCGCGCCCAGGCCGGACAGGCGCACTACGCCGCCGCGAAGGCCGGCGTGATGGCGCTGACCCGCTGCGCGGCGCTGGAGGCCGCGGAGTACGGCGTACGCGTCAACGCCGTGTCCCCGAGCCTCGCCATGCACCCGCACCTGGTGAAGGTGACCTCGGCCGAGCTGCTGGAGGAACTGACCGCGCGCGAGGCCTTCGGGCGGTACGCCGAGCCCTGGGAGGTGGCCAACGTGATCGTGTTCCTGGCGTCCGGCTACTCCTCGTACATGACCGGCGAGGTCGTCGCCGTCAGCAGCCAGCACGCATAG
- a CDS encoding TetR/AcrR family transcriptional regulator produces MPTKPTKKKPQVSAAAPARRRELLDTAAEVFAAQGYNATTVRKIADHAGMLAGSLYYHFDSKESMLEEILRTFLDELWGGYDAVLGAELGPRETLEALVTESFREIDRHRAAVAIYQKESKQLVAQERFAFLAESQRRFEKAWLSTLERGVAAEVFRADLDVRLTYRFVRDTVWVAASWYRPGGQHSPEEIARQYLSMVLDGIAVRE; encoded by the coding sequence GTGCCGACCAAGCCGACCAAGAAGAAGCCCCAGGTGAGCGCCGCAGCGCCCGCGCGCCGCCGTGAACTCCTCGACACCGCCGCCGAGGTCTTCGCCGCACAGGGCTACAACGCCACGACCGTACGCAAGATCGCGGACCACGCGGGCATGCTCGCGGGCAGCCTCTACTACCACTTCGACTCCAAGGAATCGATGCTGGAGGAGATCCTGCGGACCTTCCTCGACGAGCTCTGGGGCGGCTACGACGCCGTCCTGGGCGCCGAACTCGGCCCGCGAGAGACGCTGGAGGCCCTGGTCACCGAGTCGTTCCGGGAGATCGACCGGCACCGCGCGGCCGTCGCGATCTACCAGAAGGAGAGCAAGCAACTGGTGGCGCAGGAGCGGTTCGCGTTCCTCGCCGAGTCGCAGCGCAGGTTCGAGAAGGCCTGGCTGTCCACGCTGGAGCGCGGGGTCGCGGCCGAGGTGTTCCGGGCCGACCTCGACGTCCGCCTCACCTACCGGTTCGTGCGCGACACCGTGTGGGTCGCCGCGTCCTGGTACCGGCCCGGCGGACAGCACAGCCCGGAGGAGATCGCCCGGCAGTACCTGTCGATGGTGCTGGACGGGATCGCCGTACGCGAATAG
- a CDS encoding acetyl-CoA C-acetyltransferase: MAEAYIVEAVRTPVGRRGGGLSGVHPADLGARVLVSLVERAGVDPAAVEDVVFGCLDAVGPQAGDIARTSWLAAGLPEEVPGVTVDRQCGSSQQAVHFAAQGVLSGTQDLVVAGGVQNMSMIPIAFATRQAAEPLGLTQGPFAGSEGWRARYGDRAVNQFVGAEMIAGKWGISREDQEEFALRSHRRALRAIDEGRFERETVAYGEVAVDEGPRRDTSLEKMAGLKPVIEGGTITAACSSQVSDGAAAMLLASERAVREHGLTPRARVHHLSVRGEDPIRMLTAPIPATAHALKKTGLTIDDIDLVEINEAFAPVVLAWLKETGADPQKVNVNGGAIALGHPLGATGVKLMTTLLHELERTGGRFGLQTMCEGGGQANVTIIERL, translated from the coding sequence ATGGCCGAGGCCTACATCGTCGAAGCGGTCCGTACGCCCGTGGGGCGGCGCGGGGGAGGACTGAGCGGGGTCCACCCGGCCGATCTGGGTGCGCGGGTGCTGGTCTCGCTGGTGGAGCGGGCGGGGGTCGATCCGGCCGCCGTGGAGGATGTCGTCTTCGGCTGCCTGGACGCGGTCGGGCCGCAGGCCGGGGACATCGCGCGGACCTCGTGGCTGGCTGCCGGGCTGCCCGAGGAGGTGCCCGGGGTGACCGTGGACCGGCAGTGCGGGTCCTCGCAGCAGGCCGTGCACTTCGCCGCGCAGGGCGTGCTGTCCGGGACGCAGGACCTGGTCGTCGCCGGCGGCGTGCAGAACATGTCGATGATCCCGATCGCCTTCGCGACCCGGCAGGCCGCCGAGCCGCTCGGGCTGACCCAGGGGCCCTTCGCGGGCAGTGAGGGGTGGCGGGCGAGGTACGGGGACCGGGCGGTGAACCAGTTCGTCGGTGCCGAGATGATCGCCGGGAAGTGGGGGATCAGCCGCGAGGATCAGGAGGAGTTCGCGCTCCGGTCCCACCGGCGGGCCCTGCGGGCCATCGACGAGGGCCGCTTCGAGCGCGAGACGGTGGCCTACGGCGAGGTCGCGGTCGACGAGGGCCCGCGCCGGGACACGTCGCTGGAGAAGATGGCCGGCCTGAAGCCGGTGATCGAGGGCGGCACCATCACCGCGGCCTGCTCCTCGCAGGTCTCCGACGGGGCGGCTGCCATGCTGCTGGCCTCGGAGCGGGCGGTGCGCGAACACGGCCTCACGCCACGCGCACGCGTGCACCACCTCTCCGTACGCGGCGAGGACCCCATCCGTATGCTCACCGCCCCCATACCGGCCACCGCCCACGCCCTGAAGAAGACCGGTCTCACCATCGACGACATCGACCTCGTCGAGATCAACGAGGCCTTCGCCCCGGTCGTCCTGGCCTGGCTGAAGGAGACGGGCGCCGACCCGCAGAAGGTCAACGTCAACGGCGGCGCGATCGCCCTCGGGCATCCGCTGGGGGCGACGGGAGTGAAGCTGATGACGACCCTGCTGCACGAACTGGAACGCACCGGCGGGCGGTTCGGCCTCCAAACCATGTGCGAGGGCGGAGGACAGGCGAACGTGACGATCATCGAGAGGCTGTGA